A region from the Pseudomonadales bacterium genome encodes:
- a CDS encoding sulfotransferase family 2 domain-containing protein: MLTMQYRDTKIAYYCVPKCGKTTVKSIFKTLKQEGGDYHNYGYSKISPLSRRRGKDAHRFTVIRDPIARLVSAYNDRVGDRDDIARSSISVSLCHIMGLNPSPCLEEFSLNLRKYAAINDRIFRHVVPQTWYTGKDLSFFHQIYNIQDMDQVFADVSQLTEVTILPKVRNASRSNAKSNDLSTEALNYLQHFYRNDYHTFEEYL; the protein is encoded by the coding sequence ATGCTGACAATGCAATACCGCGATACAAAAATCGCCTATTATTGTGTGCCGAAATGCGGCAAAACCACGGTTAAATCGATATTTAAAACCTTAAAACAAGAAGGTGGCGATTATCATAACTATGGCTATAGCAAAATATCGCCGCTTAGCCGCCGTCGTGGCAAAGACGCACACCGATTTACGGTCATTCGCGACCCGATTGCCCGACTCGTATCCGCTTATAATGACCGAGTTGGTGATCGTGATGATATTGCGCGATCCAGCATCAGTGTCAGCTTATGCCATATCATGGGCCTNAACCCCTCACCCTGTTTAGAGGAGTTCAGCCTAAACTTGCGTAAATATGCCGCNATCAACGATCGTATTTTTCGCCATGTAGTGCCACAAACCTGGTACACCGGCAAAGACCTAAGTTTTTTTCATCAAATCTATAACATACAAGATATGGACCAGGTGTTTGCTGACGTTAGCCAATTAACCGAGGTAACGATATTACCGAAGGTAAGAAACGCAAGCCGCAGCAACGCAAAATCTAACGATTTATCTACCGAAGCGCTCAACTATCTACAGCACTTTTATCGAAACGATTATCACACCTTTGAAGAGTATCTTTAA
- a CDS encoding endonuclease/exonuclease/phosphatase family protein: MRQHWRNFHAVRQAYPATENLLHHHEQAATALLPQEFSLLSWNIYKKLKGKVIEKDLARLLSSTSLACLQEVITTNAAQLSREYAGLNFHYGITYARADKRYEGVLTASRYALKQPIAVIRSLGKELVTQTPKLSLVSLMEMQGGQPLLLINTHMLLFKSARSLRREVKHVLVDCADYQQLPAIYCGDFNTFTRWQLRCLDNILRKHGFTRISNKLYRPNELALDHIYLRGLKVKQISRLAKVKSSDHKPIVCQLALK, from the coding sequence ATGCGCCAACATTGGAGAAACTTTCACGCCGTAAGGCAGGCTTATCCTGCGACAGAAAACCTATTACATCATCATGAACAGGCTGCCACTGCTTTGTTGCCGCAAGAATTTAGCTTATTAAGTTGGAATATTTATAAAAAGCTTAAGGGTAAGGTAATTGAGAAAGACTTGGCGCGCTTGCTTTCCTCCACAAGTCTCGCCTGTTTGCAGGAAGTTATCACCACCAATGCCGCGCAGCTGAGTCGAGAATATGCTGGTTTGAACTTTCATTACGGCATTACTTATGCGCGTGCAGATAAGCGTTATGAAGGCGTTTTGACCGCATCACGCTATGCCTTAAAACAACCGATTGCGGTGATTCGAAGTTTAGGTAAAGAGTTAGTCACGCAAACGCCAAAGCTATCATTAGTGTCATTGATGGAGATGCAGGGCGGTCAGCCACTATTATTAATCAATACGCATATGCTGTTATTTAAATCGGCTCGCTCGCTGCGTCGTGAAGTCAAGCATGTGCTTGTAGATTGCGCGGATTATCAACAGCTGCCGGCAATATATTGTGGAGACTTCAATACCTTTACCCGTTGGCAATTGCGCTGTTTAGATAATATTTTACGCAAACATGGTTTTACACGAATCTCCAATAAGCTGTATCGCCCAAATGAACTCGCCTTAGATCATATTTATCTACGCGGTTTAAAAGTAAAACAGATAAGTCGTCTAGCTAAGGTGAAAAGCTCTGATCATAAGCCGATTGTCTGTCAGCTGGCGTTGAAGTAG